The sequence GCCATAATGTTCTGTGACTGATTCGACGGTTAGTGATGAGATCACGCAATTTCCGGACGAGGGGGAATCTGTTCCGCGTGACCTCTGTATACCTGTAACTACACACCGCACTCGTCCAGGTAGACGAGAGAGTACAGACGTATACCTACGGTATAAAAGTCCAGTCGTTAACCACTGGAATGACCACTCACAAGTAGTATCTTCACTCCCGCAGTATTTACAAGGtacgaaaataattattacatctgatcaaaaaaagataaggcAGACTGGTTTATACAACACACAAGTGTCGACCACCCAAAATGTTAATTGCAATATGTAAATTTGATTCACAGATGAAATTGGCGCTGGTTTTCCtgtcggtgtttctcttcgcTTCCTGCGCTCAGCAGCGACAAACCAAGCGGCTGCCATGGCCATTGGTGATGCCCATGTCTTACTATTATTCGCCTAGGGCTTTCTACCAGTGGCAGAATCCTTATTTCTTAGATGACGCTGGACTAGACTCTTCCGATCCATCGCCATCCATGGTCTTACTTATTATctgttaaatttttcattgaGAAACGCATCGTTAACTTTTATGGCATTAAATATCCAGGACTGGGAAGAACCTGGGCAGACGTTCCAGCCGGAAGAAGAGGCTGCCAAAAATAGCCAAGAGTCGACTAAACCGTTGGAATCGACTCAGAGTCGTGCGGCCAATCGCTTATTCCGTCCGAATAGTTTCAATTTGGCTCAGTTGTATCCatcgcagcagcagcggctgtTCTTCGGCGCCTTGAACCCTTTGAATAGCAACACCAACAACTGGTTCGGCAACTTTTTCCAAACCTCGACACTGGTAACCGTCACTGTCCCGTCCACCTTGCTGACGGCCGTGATTAGCACGTGCATTCCGGCCGCACAGTTTGTGGCCGGAGCGGTGAATACCCCGTGTGCCAGACGTCGACGTCACATTGTCGACGAAAGCAACGGCGAccaattagaaaatgaatcgaaTTCTTTCTTCCTTCAGTCTCAACTTTCTCCGACTCCTATTCAACAGTTTGTTTCtataattattaaaatgtaaaaagtcaataaaattaatttttaaatttggtttAGCGTTGAGCCGACGGCGATTCCGACAGCCAGTGTCGATAGAGACCGGCGCCAAGCTGATTCCCAGCAGCGGATAATCTCGTCCAAGGAAGACGTCGATGGAAACGCCCAGCAGCAGTTCTTTCAGCGCCAGAATCGAGCCTTGACCGTGACATTCACGACGACAACGACCAGTTACTTTTTCTCGTCGACAATCGTCAAGAAAACGCTCAGCTTGGCCATCGCTGCTGCCCAGATTGCTTGCCTTCCGATCGGTTTTGTTGTGTGTTAAAAGGTTTTCCAACATTTCCCGACATTTCCaatgattttaaatttcaaaattgcatTCCCGCGCTTTCGATGCAATTTCTCTACATTTTGTACTCGCTGATGGCTATTTATAGTGCAATATTACACGCAGGCATTCAGAAAATCATTATCCAGTTCCTTATACTagtcgtttttttaaataaataaatgtaaggAGCAGTTAaatcgttaaaaaagaaaaattctcgaGTCGAGTCACACTCGTCGTGAATTTTCGGGAAAACGGAAATCGTTCAACTGAAAAATTCGTTCTTAAAAAACGCACGGTGGGTGGTTTTGTCGACATCGTTGGATTCGGTCTTTAGATTTCGAACGTTAATTTCTGTGAGAGGGAGGAAGCGAATTAAATGCG is a genomic window of Daphnia pulicaria isolate SC F1-1A chromosome 2, SC_F0-13Bv2, whole genome shotgun sequence containing:
- the LOC124326401 gene encoding uncharacterized protein LOC124326401, which translates into the protein MKLALVFLSVFLFASCAQQRQTKRLPWPLVMPMSYYYSPRAFYQWQNPYFLDDAGLDSSDPSPSMDWEEPGQTFQPEEEAAKNSQESTKPLESTQSRAANRLFRPNSFNLAQLYPSQQQRLFFGALNPLNSNTNNWFGNFFQTSTLVTVTVPSTLLTAVISTCIPAAQFVAGAVNTPCARRRRHIVDESNGDQLENESNSFFLQSQLSPTPIQHVEPTAIPTASVDRDRRQADSQQRIISSKEDVDGNAQQQFFQRQNRALTVTFTTTTTSYFFSSTIVKKTLSLAIAAAQIACLPIGFVVC